The DNA window CCAAACTCTATTAATTTTACAATATACTCATCTTTTCCAATTAGATCATTTCGAAGTAGAGCCTCTACCAATAGAACTTCATGGATTCTTTTACCGTTTAGAATTTCTTTTGATAACATTGTTAAAACGGACAATTCATAGTCTGAGAGTGTAGCAACTTCTTCTTTCATTTTCAAAAGAAATGCATAGTAATTTTCTGAGTAGCCGGTAATGACTTCGGGATCGAGTGAACTTTGTTCGATGAAATCATGCATCGTTGGTATTCTGCCAAGGCGATTTTTCACTTCGGTGTAGGCATCTTTCAATGTTTTTAATGTTGAGAGATTAGTATTGTTAATGGCATCAAAAATACGTTTCTTTGCAATTTCCTCAAAGTTAATTGTTGAAACCCCTTGGATGTAATCTGTGTTTACAGTTTTCCGGCGTACGTTATCTTTATTCATAGACTGGTCGCCAGAGAGAGCGATTGGGATTAAATAGTTATTTTTATAGTTTCCGATAAAGTCGATAATCGTTACGTAATCTTTTGTATCGTGTTTTCGTAGGCCACGCCCAAGTTGTTGGATGAATATAATGCTTGATTGTGTTTGGCGCAGCATCACAATTTGATTTAAAAATGGAATATCGATTCCCTCATTAAAAATATCCACTGTTAAAATATACTCGAGTTCGTAATGTTCTAATTTACTAATGGCATCTTCTCGTTCTGGCTGAGAATTATCCCCTGTAAGAGCAATAGTTTTTAGTCCACGTGCGTTTAAGGCTGCAGAAAGTTCATATGCTTCTTGTTTTGAACTACAGAACATTAATCCTCGAATGTGTTTTCCAGAATAACCATAGTAATTTGTTTTTTCCAGAATATGATGAATACGTTCATTTGATACGAGATGTTGCAAGGTAGAGGCATCATCAATGATTTCTCCGTCTTTTTCGTAATCGGTCACACCAAAATAGTGAAATGGGCAAAGCATCTCTTCTTCAAGAGCAGCTTGCAGGCGAATTTCGTAAGCAATATTGTAATCAAAGAGTTCAAAAATATTAAAACTATCAGTACGTTCTGGCGTAGCAGTCATACCAAGCAAAAATTCAGGTTCAAAATAATTGATAATGTTTAGATAGGAATCTGCGCCTGCACGATGGACTTCATCTATTAAAATATAGTCAAATTCGTCTTTCGCGAATTGTTGCAAATGTCGGTTAGAAGATAGGGTTTGAACCGTTGCAAACAAATATTTAGAATGAACGTCTTTTGAGTTACCAGAGAGTATGCCGAAATCATCTTCGTGACCACCCAATACTTTTCGGTAATCTTGAAGTGCTTTCTTTAAAATTTGTTCACGATGAACGACAAAGAGCATTTTTTTAGGGGCAAAGTTACGCACATCAAATGCAGATAAATAGGTTTTTCCAGTCCCAGTGGCTGAGATAATCAAACCTTTTTTTGCCTCAGTCGCTCTTAGAGTTTTTAATTGTTCAAGGGCAGCTGTTTGCATTTTATTTGGTTGAATTGCAAGGCTATCTGCTAACGGGTTTGATAAATATTCTGCGTTGACTTGAAATACATTTGAAGCTGCTTGTTTAATGAACGGTTGTTGCTCGTAACTTAGATTGTAATTGTTAATCCAATCTGTGGTTAAAGGAGAAGCTTCGTTCCAAGCCTCTTCAAATTGGTTTTTAAAGTGATGGATAATTTCACCATCTTCTAGTGAAGTTAGAAAGACATTCCACTCGTAATTAGCTTTTAAGGCACTATCCGTTAAATTAGAGCTACCAACGATTAATGAATAATAGTCTTTATGCTCAAATATGTAGCCTTTTGAGTGAAATCCTTTGACACCAGTTAAGCGGACTTCCACATTTTCAAGTTTTAATAGTTCTTTAAACATTTTTGGTTGATTAAAGTTTAAAAAAGTAGATGTTAAAATTCGACCTTTAATTCCTTTTAACTGAAGGTCATAGAGCATCGTTTTTAACGTAGCTAAACCACCTTCTGTAATAAAAGCAACTGAAAAAGTAAAGGTTTCACATGTTTTCATTTCTTGAAGAAGTGTTGATAAAACATTCTCATGTGATTTATTTAATAGTAGCTTTGGTTTAAAATGTCCTGATACGGGATTAGTCTGATCTATAAAACTCTTATATAAAGAATTCTTCATTTTGTGAACCAGTTGTTCCATTTAAATCACGTCATTTCTTCCAAATTTTTCAAACTAATATTCTTCTTTGACGATTTTTTCAACTGCTGGAATATCTGCTGGTGCGAAATTAAGTTTATGTAAATTATCACGAGTTACCCACTTCGTATCTGAATGCTCAAGTGCAATGGGCTTGCCTTTTAATAATGTTGCCATATAAGTTTCTAATCTAACGATGACTTTCTCATATTCATAAGTTGTATCTTCCACTTTTTCACCAACTGTAATCGAGCAATTAAATTCCTCATTTATTTCACGTTGCAATGCTTCCTCTGGTGTTTCGCCAACTTCAATTTTTCCACCAGGAAACTCCCAATAGTTTGCCAAAGACATTTCAGGACCTCTTAGTGCACAGAAAATTTCTTTGTTTTCATTTTCAATTATTGCTCCAACTACGTGGACTGATTTTTTCATTTTATTCACCCTAAAAAATATTTGATAATTCTATCATAATGTATTTACTCTAAAATTAGCATCAAAATTTCGAAACTATTTTCATGAAATAAATCGAAAATGGACCAACATAACTCTTTCTGAACCTAAAGATAGGTTAGATATTGTGATAAATTAATTTAAAGAAGCAAGATCTATAAATGAAGAGATTATCAGGCGC is part of the Psychrobacillus sp. FSL H8-0483 genome and encodes:
- a CDS encoding DEAD/DEAH box helicase; the encoded protein is MEQLVHKMKNSLYKSFIDQTNPVSGHFKPKLLLNKSHENVLSTLLQEMKTCETFTFSVAFITEGGLATLKTMLYDLQLKGIKGRILTSTFLNFNQPKMFKELLKLENVEVRLTGVKGFHSKGYIFEHKDYYSLIVGSSNLTDSALKANYEWNVFLTSLEDGEIIHHFKNQFEEAWNEASPLTTDWINNYNLSYEQQPFIKQAASNVFQVNAEYLSNPLADSLAIQPNKMQTAALEQLKTLRATEAKKGLIISATGTGKTYLSAFDVRNFAPKKMLFVVHREQILKKALQDYRKVLGGHEDDFGILSGNSKDVHSKYLFATVQTLSSNRHLQQFAKDEFDYILIDEVHRAGADSYLNIINYFEPEFLLGMTATPERTDSFNIFELFDYNIAYEIRLQAALEEEMLCPFHYFGVTDYEKDGEIIDDASTLQHLVSNERIHHILEKTNYYGYSGKHIRGLMFCSSKQEAYELSAALNARGLKTIALTGDNSQPEREDAISKLEHYELEYILTVDIFNEGIDIPFLNQIVMLRQTQSSIIFIQQLGRGLRKHDTKDYVTIIDFIGNYKNNYLIPIALSGDQSMNKDNVRRKTVNTDYIQGVSTINFEEIAKKRIFDAINNTNLSTLKTLKDAYTEVKNRLGRIPTMHDFIEQSSLDPEVITGYSENYYAFLLKMKEEVATLSDYELSVLTMLSKEILNGKRIHEVLLVEALLRNDLIGKDEYIVKLIEFGTYVDKETIESVENIFALKFHVTNDQNKFGSKPIIELHNGSYRFNEEIQTSLRDPFYKAFFEDIVACARIKNKQYDPKRQLTLYKKYSRRDACRLLNWAKDDSSTIYGYRVKHGTCPIFVTYHKKDEVDSSVNYGDEFLSADIFRWFTRSKLTLESNEVKAILAAEQTGLDIHLFTKKDDGEGFDFYYMGTTSITENSPKEEKMFDKNGKQIPVVTMNMILEQPVQYDIYHYLVEE
- the mutT gene encoding 8-oxo-dGTP diphosphatase MutT; this translates as MKKSVHVVGAIIENENKEIFCALRGPEMSLANYWEFPGGKIEVGETPEEALQREINEEFNCSITVGEKVEDTTYEYEKVIVRLETYMATLLKGKPIALEHSDTKWVTRDNLHKLNFAPADIPAVEKIVKEEY